From Orcinus orca chromosome 3, mOrcOrc1.1, whole genome shotgun sequence, a single genomic window includes:
- the LOC101284609 gene encoding protocadherin beta-18-like has translation MEPGERSPQQIRQALLFFVFLGGSLVCSETWRYSVAEEMEIGSFIGNVVKDIGLGVEDLAARGARVIFDDYKPYLQLDRQTGNLILNEKLDREALCDLTEPCILNFQILLENPLQFFRAELRVKDINDHTPTFLDKHILLKISESTTPGTSFQMDSAQDLDVGKNAVQNYTLSPNPHFHLKLQDSEEGRKYAELLLDQPLDREKEPELRLTLTALDGGSPPRSATALVHVLVSDINDNAPEFERSVYEVLVPENSPLDSLVVKVSATDLDAGLNGELSYSFSHVSRDIRKTFEIHPISGEVRLKALLDFELIKSYTINIQAIDGGSLSGKSTILVSVVDVNDNPPEIVITSLTSPIPENSSPDMVVAVFSLRDRDSGDNGRMVCSIQDNLPFLLKPTFKNFYTLVTESPLDREKRAEYNITITVTDMGTPRLKTEHNITVLVSDVNDNAPAFTQTSYTLSVRENNSPALHIGSVRATDRDAGANAQVTYSLGPPLDAHVPLASLVSINPDNGHLFALRSLDYEALRAFEFRVGAADRGSPALSSQALVRVLVADDNDNAPFVLYPLQNASAPCTELVPRAAEAGYLVTKVVAVDGDSGQNAWLSYQLLKATEPGLFGVWAHNGEVRTARLLSERDAAKHRLLVLVKDNGEPPLSASVTLHVLLVDGFSQPYLPAPEAEAADAAPAAPLTVYLVVALASVSSLFLFSVLLFVALRLCRRGGAASVGRCLVPEGHFPGHLVDVSGTGTLSQSYQYEVCLKGGSGTSEFNFLKSVASNHQESVNDVEENSNFINGFGFN, from the coding sequence ATGGAGCCGGGAGAAAGAAGCCCTCAGCAGATAAGGCAAGcgctgcttttctttgttttcctgggAGGGTCTTTGGTGTGTTCAGAGACCTGGCGCTATTCTGTGGCAGAGGAAATGGAGATCGGCTCTTTTATAGGCAACGTGGTGAAAGACATAGGTTTGGGCGTGGAAGACCTGGCTGCGCGGGGGGCCAGAGTCATCTTTGATGACTATAAACCATACTTGCAATTGGATCGGCAGACTGGCAACTTGATCTTAAATGAGAAACTGGACCGGGAGGCGCTTTGCGATCTCACCGAGCCATGCATATTAAATTTCCAGATATTATTAGAAAatcctttgcaattttttcgAGCTGAGCTTAGGGTCAAAGACATAAATGATCACACTCCCACGTTTCTAGACAAACATATACTTCTGAAAATCTCAGAAAGTACTACTCCAGGAACCTCATTCCAAATGGATAGCGCTCAGGACTTGGATGTAGGAAAGAATGCTGTTCAAAACTACACATTAAGCCCCAATCCTCATTTCCACCTTAAACTGCAAGACAGTGAGGAGGGTAGAAAATACGCAGAGCTGTTGCTGGACCAACCTCTGGATCGAGAAAAGGAGCCTGAACTTAGATTAACACTAACAGCCCTGGATGGTGGGTCTCCGCCCAGGTCTGCAACTGCACTGGTGCATGTGTTGGTCTCAGATATCAATGACAATGCCCCAGAGTTTGAGAGGTCTGTCTATGAGGTTTTGGTACCAGAAAACAGCCCTCTGGACTCCTTGGTCGTCAAGGTGTCTGCTACAGATTTAGATGCAGGACTAAATGGAGAACTATCTTATTCATTTTCCCACGTCTCCAGAGACATACGGAAAACATTTGAAATCCATCCCATTTCTGGCGAAGTCCGTTTAAAAGCACTTCTGGATTTCGAGTTAATTAAGTCTTATACAATAAATATTCAGGCCATTGACGGTGGGAGCCTTTCAGGAAAATCAACAATTTTAGTTAGTGTTGTAGATGTGAATGACAACCCACCAGAAATAGTCATAACATCTCTTACCAGCCCCATACCGGAAAATTCGTCACCTGACATGGTAGTCGCTGTTTTTAGCCTAAGAGACCGAGACTCTGGGGACAACGGGAGGATGGTTTGCTCAATTCAGGACAATCTCCCCTTTCTCTTGAAGCCTACCTTCAAAAATTTCTACACCCTGGTAACAGAGAGCCCTCTGGACAGAGAGAAAAGAGCCGAGTACAACATCACCATCACCGTCACTGACATGGGAACCCCCAGGCTGAAAACCGAGCACAACATAACCGTGCTGGTGTCCGACGTCAACGACAACGCCCCCGCCTTCACCCAGACCTCCTACACCCTGTCCGTCCGCGAGAACAACAGTCCCGCCCTGCACATCGGCAGCGTCCGCGCCACAGACAGAGACGCGGGCGCCAACGCCCAGGTCACCTACTCGCTGGGGCCGCCCCTCGACGCGCACGTGCCCCTGGCCTCCCTGGTGTCCATCAACCCGGACAACGGCCACCTGTTCGCCCTGAGGTCCCTGGACTACGAGGCCCTGCGGGCGTTCGAGTTCCGCGTGGGCGCCGCCGACCGCGGCTCGCCCGCGCTCAGCAGCCAGGCGCTGGTGCGCGTGCTCGTGGCGGACGACAACGACAACGCGCCCTTCGTGCTGTACCCGCTGCAGAACGCCTCGGCGCCCTGCACCGAGCTGGTGCCCAGGGCGGCCGAGGCGGGCTACCTGGTGACCAAGGTGGTGGCGGTGGACGGCGACTCGGGCCAGAACGCCTGGCTGTCGTACCAGCTGCTCAAGGCCACGGAGCCCGGGCTGTTCGGCGTGTGGGCGCACAACGGCGAGGTGCGCACGGCCCGGCTGCTGAGCGAGCGCGACGCGGCCAAGCACAGGCTGCTGGTGCTGGTCAAGGACAACGGCGAGCCGCCGCTCTCGGCCAGCGTCACGCTGCACGTGCTGCTGGTGGACGGCTTCTCGCAGCCCTACCTGCCGGCCCCGGAAGCGGAAGCGGCGGACGCGGCCCCGGCCGCCCCGCTCACCGTCTACCTGGTGGTGGCCTTGGCGTCGGTGTCGTCGCTCTTCCTCTTCTCGGTGCTGCTGTTCGTCGCGTTGCGGCTGtgcaggaggggcggggcggcCTCGGTGGGTCGCTGCCTGGTGCCCGAGGGCCACTTTCCGGGCCACCTGGTGGACGTCAGCGGCACGGGGACCCTGTCCCAGAGCTACCAGTACGAGGTGTGTCTGAAGGGGGGCTCTGGGACCAGCGAGTTCAACTTTCTGAAGTCTGTTGCCTCCAATCACCAGGAGTCTGTAAATGATGTAGAGGAAAACTCAAACTTTATAAATGGTTTTGGATTCAATTag